From Populus trichocarpa isolate Nisqually-1 chromosome 19, P.trichocarpa_v4.1, whole genome shotgun sequence, a single genomic window includes:
- the LOC112325288 gene encoding probable serine/threonine-protein kinase PBL25 isoform X1 has protein sequence MNCFSCFQSQKSKRENGSPMLSEIKKQKPGDGNKMEEDRDNVEIGDIETQSFTFRELATATRNFRQECLLGEGGFGRVYRGTLASTGQVVAVKQLDRNGLQRNEFLGEVLTLSRLHHPNLVNLIGYCADGDQRLLVHELMSGGSLEDHLLDIAAERKPLNWFARMKVTFGTAKGLEYLHEKADPAVIFRDLKPSNIFLDEDFTPKLSDFGLAKLGPSGDKMHPSSRVMGTYGYCAPEYARAGHLTQKSDVYGFGVILLELITGRRAIDTTKPIDEQNLVSWAQPKFKDPKKYPDMADPLLNKQFPEKDLNQVVAIAAMCLQDESSARPLMSDVVTALSFLSTATDMPQLIPPSEEKDGSDDDDKASDGSQSEESSDNEDREKEHDGDTSDHHDDESSDNEDGDSDCRDQQTVTGSRNFTTSSSMKSMDDSVSSARKNSRRLEEFTSNGRGSQYGSVSSNGASSRSSHCNASFHRKSSKKSKNSLSHKSSTGSRLEGSTVSTSGKSSSSKSRDRNASLSFSSGQDLEDEVGSVKSQ, from the exons ATGAATTGCTTCTCGTGCTTCCAATCTCAGAAAAGCAAGAGAGAGAATGGGTCGCCAATGTTGTCTG AgatcaagaaacaaaaacccGGAGATGGAAACAAGATGGAGGAAGATAGAGATAATGTCGAAATAGGAGATATTGAGACCCAATCCTTCACCTTCCGCGAGCTTGCCACTGCAACCAGGAACTTCCGTCAAGAATGCCTGTTGGGTGAAGGTGGATTTGGAAGAGTCTACAGAGGGACCCTGGCATCAACCGGGCAG GTGGTGGCTGTGAAGCAACTTGACAGGAATGGACTGCAAAGAAACGAGTTTCTCGGTGAGGTCTTGACGCTTAGTCGTTTACACCACCCAAACCTGGTCAACCTCATTGGATACTGTGCTGATGGAGACCAGAGGCTTTTGGTGCATGAATTAATGTCAGGAGGCTCTCTGGAGGATCATCTCCTTg ATATAGCAGCAGAACGAAAGCCATTGAACTGGTTTGCCAGAATGAAAGTAACTTTTGGTACCGCTAAAGGACTAGAATACCTGCATGAAAAAGCCGATCCCGCAGTTATATTTCGCGATTTAAAGCCCTCCAATATTTTTCTGGATGAAGATTTCACCCCCAAGCTCTCTGATTTCGGACTCGCCAAGCTTGGGCCTTCTGGGGACAAGATGCATCCTTCATCAAGAGTGATGGGAACTTATGGTTACTGTGCTCCAGAATATGCTAGAGCAGGTCATCTCACACAAAAATCAGACGTGTACGGTTTCGGAGTTATTTTGCTGGAGCTCATTACCGGAAGAAGAGCCATAGACACTACAAAACCCATCGACGAGCAAAATCTAGTTTCTTGG GCACAACCGAAATTCAAGGACCCAAAAAAGTATCCAGATATGGCCGATCCACTTCTTAACAAGCAATTTCCCGAAAAAGACCTGAATCAAGTTGTTGCAATAGCAGCAATGTGTCTGCAAGATGAGTCATCAGCCCGTCCTTTGATGAGCGACGTTGTAACAGCATTAAGTTTTCTGTCAACAGCTACTGATATGCCTCAATTGATCCCTCCTTCAGAGGAGAAAGATGGTTCAGATGACGATGATAAGGCTAGTGATGGCAGTCAGAGCGAAGAGAGTTCAGATAACGAGGACAGAGAAAAAGAACATGATGGAGATACTTCAGATCACCATGATGATGAAAGTTCAGATAACGAGGATGGGGACAGTGACTGTAGAGATCAACAGACTGTTACCGGGAGCAGAAACTTCACCACAAGCAGCAGCATGAAATCAATGGATGACAGTGTTTCTTCCGCTCGTAAAAACAGCAGGAGATTGGAGGAGTTCACATCGAATGGTAGAGGATCACAATATGGAAGTGTTTCCTCAAATGGCGCTAGCAGCAGGAGTTCGCATTGTAATGCCTCTTTCCACCGCAAGAGCAGCAAAAAATCGAAAAATTCTTTGAGCCACAAAAGCAGCACGGGATCAAGACTGGAAGGAAGCACTGTTTCTACCAGCGgcaaaagcagcagcagcaagtcACGAGACAGAAACGCTTCTTTAAGCTTCAGCAGCGGCCAGGATTTAGAGGATGAAGTTGGATCTGTGAAGTCACAATAG
- the LOC112325288 gene encoding probable serine/threonine-protein kinase PBL25 isoform X2 yields the protein MEEDRDNVEIGDIETQSFTFRELATATRNFRQECLLGEGGFGRVYRGTLASTGQVVAVKQLDRNGLQRNEFLGEVLTLSRLHHPNLVNLIGYCADGDQRLLVHELMSGGSLEDHLLDIAAERKPLNWFARMKVTFGTAKGLEYLHEKADPAVIFRDLKPSNIFLDEDFTPKLSDFGLAKLGPSGDKMHPSSRVMGTYGYCAPEYARAGHLTQKSDVYGFGVILLELITGRRAIDTTKPIDEQNLVSWAQPKFKDPKKYPDMADPLLNKQFPEKDLNQVVAIAAMCLQDESSARPLMSDVVTALSFLSTATDMPQLIPPSEEKDGSDDDDKASDGSQSEESSDNEDREKEHDGDTSDHHDDESSDNEDGDSDCRDQQTVTGSRNFTTSSSMKSMDDSVSSARKNSRRLEEFTSNGRGSQYGSVSSNGASSRSSHCNASFHRKSSKKSKNSLSHKSSTGSRLEGSTVSTSGKSSSSKSRDRNASLSFSSGQDLEDEVGSVKSQ from the exons ATGGAGGAAGATAGAGATAATGTCGAAATAGGAGATATTGAGACCCAATCCTTCACCTTCCGCGAGCTTGCCACTGCAACCAGGAACTTCCGTCAAGAATGCCTGTTGGGTGAAGGTGGATTTGGAAGAGTCTACAGAGGGACCCTGGCATCAACCGGGCAG GTGGTGGCTGTGAAGCAACTTGACAGGAATGGACTGCAAAGAAACGAGTTTCTCGGTGAGGTCTTGACGCTTAGTCGTTTACACCACCCAAACCTGGTCAACCTCATTGGATACTGTGCTGATGGAGACCAGAGGCTTTTGGTGCATGAATTAATGTCAGGAGGCTCTCTGGAGGATCATCTCCTTg ATATAGCAGCAGAACGAAAGCCATTGAACTGGTTTGCCAGAATGAAAGTAACTTTTGGTACCGCTAAAGGACTAGAATACCTGCATGAAAAAGCCGATCCCGCAGTTATATTTCGCGATTTAAAGCCCTCCAATATTTTTCTGGATGAAGATTTCACCCCCAAGCTCTCTGATTTCGGACTCGCCAAGCTTGGGCCTTCTGGGGACAAGATGCATCCTTCATCAAGAGTGATGGGAACTTATGGTTACTGTGCTCCAGAATATGCTAGAGCAGGTCATCTCACACAAAAATCAGACGTGTACGGTTTCGGAGTTATTTTGCTGGAGCTCATTACCGGAAGAAGAGCCATAGACACTACAAAACCCATCGACGAGCAAAATCTAGTTTCTTGG GCACAACCGAAATTCAAGGACCCAAAAAAGTATCCAGATATGGCCGATCCACTTCTTAACAAGCAATTTCCCGAAAAAGACCTGAATCAAGTTGTTGCAATAGCAGCAATGTGTCTGCAAGATGAGTCATCAGCCCGTCCTTTGATGAGCGACGTTGTAACAGCATTAAGTTTTCTGTCAACAGCTACTGATATGCCTCAATTGATCCCTCCTTCAGAGGAGAAAGATGGTTCAGATGACGATGATAAGGCTAGTGATGGCAGTCAGAGCGAAGAGAGTTCAGATAACGAGGACAGAGAAAAAGAACATGATGGAGATACTTCAGATCACCATGATGATGAAAGTTCAGATAACGAGGATGGGGACAGTGACTGTAGAGATCAACAGACTGTTACCGGGAGCAGAAACTTCACCACAAGCAGCAGCATGAAATCAATGGATGACAGTGTTTCTTCCGCTCGTAAAAACAGCAGGAGATTGGAGGAGTTCACATCGAATGGTAGAGGATCACAATATGGAAGTGTTTCCTCAAATGGCGCTAGCAGCAGGAGTTCGCATTGTAATGCCTCTTTCCACCGCAAGAGCAGCAAAAAATCGAAAAATTCTTTGAGCCACAAAAGCAGCACGGGATCAAGACTGGAAGGAAGCACTGTTTCTACCAGCGgcaaaagcagcagcagcaagtcACGAGACAGAAACGCTTCTTTAAGCTTCAGCAGCGGCCAGGATTTAGAGGATGAAGTTGGATCTGTGAAGTCACAATAG